Proteins encoded in a region of the Pseudothermotoga elfii DSM 9442 = NBRC 107921 genome:
- the lysA gene encoding diaminopimelate decarboxylase, giving the protein MQTDLLKQAADIYGTPLYVYDLPFIIKRITSLKDLFFDLDFRIAYAMKANFNRDLLKTLNNFGLMIDVVSYGEYLHARSIGFAPDRIIVNGNCKKVDQLKTYVNNGVFSINLDSYEELLRLEKIIDSQTNISIRVNPDVDAKTHPHISTGLKENKFGVDFDTAAAMIRRIEKNKYLKLIGFHCHIGSQITEIQPYLEAITSLIDFIEKTGIEIEILNLGGGWGIDYGDGKFLDLNEYRNKILPLLKKTMKTVIFELGRWITAPAGYLISKVEYVKKTRYKIFVVVDTGMTHLIRPALYGAKHKIIPLYPSNDRKMIVADIVGPACESSDVLRKEYKLPEPAEGELITICDVGAYGFAMASEYNLIPKPIEVIWDGEKFIKSS; this is encoded by the coding sequence TTGCAGACTGATCTTCTTAAACAGGCAGCAGATATCTATGGAACGCCCTTATATGTATATGATTTACCCTTCATCATAAAAAGAATAACTTCTCTGAAAGATCTTTTTTTCGATCTCGATTTTCGCATTGCCTATGCAATGAAAGCGAATTTCAATAGAGATCTTTTAAAAACTCTCAACAATTTTGGATTAATGATCGATGTTGTCTCTTATGGGGAATATTTGCATGCACGTTCGATTGGATTTGCTCCAGATAGAATTATTGTGAATGGAAATTGCAAAAAAGTCGATCAACTTAAAACTTATGTCAACAACGGCGTTTTTTCCATAAACCTTGACAGCTACGAAGAGTTACTGAGGCTTGAAAAGATCATAGATTCACAAACAAATATTTCTATAAGAGTAAACCCTGATGTTGATGCGAAAACTCACCCACATATTTCAACTGGTCTTAAAGAAAACAAATTTGGTGTGGATTTTGACACTGCTGCGGCAATGATACGCAGGATTGAAAAAAACAAATATTTAAAACTCATAGGTTTTCACTGCCATATTGGTTCTCAGATAACGGAGATTCAACCATATTTAGAGGCTATTACATCATTAATAGATTTTATAGAAAAAACAGGCATCGAAATAGAGATTTTGAATCTCGGCGGAGGATGGGGTATTGATTACGGAGACGGAAAATTCTTAGACCTGAACGAATACAGAAATAAGATTCTACCTTTACTGAAAAAAACTATGAAAACTGTTATTTTCGAACTTGGTAGATGGATCACTGCACCTGCTGGTTATTTAATTTCAAAAGTGGAATATGTTAAAAAAACCAGATATAAAATTTTTGTTGTTGTCGACACAGGTATGACTCATTTGATAAGGCCAGCTTTGTATGGTGCAAAACACAAAATAATACCTCTGTATCCATCAAATGACAGAAAAATGATTGTAGCAGATATTGTTGGACCAGCTTGCGAAAGTTCTGATGTTCTCAGAAAAGAATACAAATTACCAGAACCCGCTGAAGGCGAATTAATAACTATATGCGACGTTGGCGCATATGGTTTTGCAATGGCATCGGAATATAATCTTATCCCAAAACCGATAGAGGTTATCTGGGACGGAGAAAAATTCATCAAATCTTCTTGA
- a CDS encoding ATP-binding cassette domain-containing protein, whose protein sequence is MIEIDSVTVIYNKGTVDEKLALHDISLKVYEGEFLVVVGSNGAGKSTLLKLLVGDVKPFKGICKVAGRFVKPEKTFKMTSIVCQDPNQGVFPNLTVEENLILSRRKGLRGFGFGKIDRQSLELLASTEMGLEKDLKRKASKLSGGQKQALAMVMAVSSNPKLLLLDEHTAALDPKSTEKIMELTERINRELGTTIIMITHDMNLAEQFGTAVLIMEEGKICAKIDKSKQKVIASQLKAMIRSTMLTTTG, encoded by the coding sequence ATGATAGAAATAGATAGTGTTACGGTCATCTATAATAAAGGCACTGTTGATGAAAAATTGGCTCTGCACGATATTTCTTTAAAGGTGTATGAAGGAGAATTCCTGGTTGTAGTAGGATCAAACGGTGCGGGAAAATCGACTTTACTCAAATTACTTGTTGGCGACGTGAAACCTTTCAAAGGGATATGCAAAGTTGCTGGCAGATTTGTAAAGCCAGAAAAAACTTTCAAGATGACGAGCATTGTTTGCCAAGATCCAAATCAGGGCGTTTTTCCAAATTTAACTGTTGAAGAAAATTTAATTCTATCCCGCAGAAAAGGTTTGCGAGGATTTGGTTTTGGAAAAATAGATCGGCAAAGCCTTGAATTGCTGGCATCTACCGAGATGGGGCTTGAAAAAGATTTGAAAAGAAAGGCTTCAAAACTCTCTGGTGGGCAGAAGCAGGCTCTGGCAATGGTTATGGCTGTTTCATCGAATCCAAAGTTGCTACTTCTCGACGAACATACGGCAGCACTTGATCCAAAAAGCACAGAAAAGATAATGGAGTTAACTGAAAGAATAAACAGAGAGCTTGGCACAACAATAATTATGATTACTCATGATATGAATCTTGCCGAGCAGTTTGGTACAGCTGTCTTGATCATGGAGGAAGGAAAGATATGTGCAAAAATTGATAAGTCGAAACAAAAAGTTATTGCATCTCAACTGAAAGCTATGATAAGATCTACGATGTTGACAACTACTGGATGA
- a CDS encoding ABC transporter permease: MIPIIEQGLLLSLAAMGVYISFRLVDLPDLTPDGSYVLGGAVAVVLLHAGHGWVFSTIIAALSAGAAGVVVAFITTRFKINSLLASIMVMTGLYSLSIRVMNAPNLPVPKFDTGKVMSYEQVVGKTPLDDILGAGADIKFEGTGLKAVKIPFTNAADGHDLLIIAAIVLVLVFVSWLFLRTEFGMMFRGYGKNRFAVKVLGVNPDLFAYVGLITGNIFTGLSGALFSMYSGFADVNMGIGTVVVCLAAVILGEIIFGRFEFMYGILFPVIGALLYQILLSLAMKYGYRIGFKPSDMKLLTALFVIAVIAVRRFKKSEVTV, encoded by the coding sequence ATGATACCGATAATTGAGCAGGGACTTTTGTTATCTTTGGCCGCCATGGGTGTATATATATCATTCCGCCTTGTTGATCTTCCAGATCTGACGCCCGACGGTTCCTACGTTCTTGGGGGAGCCGTTGCGGTTGTCCTTCTTCATGCCGGCCATGGGTGGGTTTTCTCAACAATAATTGCTGCGCTTTCCGCTGGCGCAGCAGGTGTTGTTGTTGCATTTATAACCACGAGATTCAAAATAAATTCGCTCCTTGCCTCTATTATGGTCATGACAGGTCTGTATTCTCTGAGCATAAGGGTTATGAACGCTCCTAATTTACCGGTACCAAAATTTGATACGGGAAAAGTTATGAGTTATGAGCAGGTCGTTGGAAAAACACCACTTGACGATATTCTTGGCGCTGGTGCAGATATCAAATTCGAGGGGACAGGGTTAAAAGCAGTAAAGATTCCCTTCACAAATGCCGCCGATGGACACGATTTACTTATTATAGCCGCGATTGTCCTTGTTTTAGTTTTTGTTAGCTGGCTTTTTTTAAGGACAGAATTTGGTATGATGTTTCGCGGTTATGGAAAAAATAGGTTTGCTGTTAAAGTACTGGGAGTAAATCCAGACCTGTTTGCATATGTTGGTCTGATAACCGGTAACATTTTCACGGGGCTTTCAGGTGCTCTATTTTCTATGTACAGCGGATTTGCGGACGTGAACATGGGAATAGGTACGGTTGTGGTTTGCCTCGCTGCTGTCATCTTGGGAGAAATAATTTTCGGGAGATTCGAGTTTATGTATGGGATTTTGTTTCCTGTAATTGGGGCATTATTGTACCAGATTTTACTGAGTTTAGCGATGAAGTACGGTTACCGCATAGGGTTCAAGCCAAGTGACATGAAGTTATTAACTGCATTGTTTGTAATAGCTGTGATTGCCGTGAGAAGGTTCAAAAAAAGTGAGGTGACGGTATGA
- a CDS encoding ABC transporter substrate-binding protein has product MKKWVSAIIVFLSVICLSVVKVGITQIVDHPALNAVFDGVVKAIEDAGFKVGQDVIVDRQNAQGNMQNAVAIARKFATEKMDFIVAIATPSAQACVQAISDRPVVFAAVTDPVGAGLIKQLGRNDSNVVGISDMVPVSTHLKLIKKVFPVAKKIGVIYNPGEPNSVTLTNIAKSSALSLELTIIDIPGTSPSEMISALNSIGPDVDVLYIGTDNTAASSIEAIGNVALRLGKPIVAADIDIARGGGVIGFGFNYFQVGVETGRLLVELLKGANPQDLESHVVGPESLLLYINLDLAQKLGVQIPADLVERADILVEKGQEVQK; this is encoded by the coding sequence ATGAAAAAGTGGGTTTCCGCCATAATTGTTTTCCTTTCAGTCATCTGTTTATCTGTGGTAAAAGTAGGCATAACACAGATCGTCGATCATCCAGCTTTGAATGCAGTTTTTGATGGTGTCGTCAAAGCAATTGAGGATGCAGGTTTTAAGGTGGGCCAGGATGTTATTGTAGATAGGCAGAATGCTCAAGGAAATATGCAAAATGCTGTAGCTATAGCCAGAAAATTTGCCACTGAAAAAATGGATTTCATTGTGGCGATAGCAACTCCCTCAGCTCAGGCATGTGTTCAAGCTATAAGCGATAGACCCGTTGTATTTGCAGCAGTGACAGATCCTGTTGGGGCAGGGTTAATAAAGCAACTTGGCAGAAATGATTCAAATGTGGTTGGAATATCCGATATGGTTCCAGTCAGTACGCATTTAAAATTAATTAAAAAGGTATTTCCGGTTGCAAAAAAGATAGGTGTTATCTATAATCCTGGAGAACCAAATTCAGTGACGCTTACCAATATTGCGAAATCTTCTGCACTATCTCTTGAACTGACCATAATCGACATTCCTGGAACATCACCAAGTGAGATGATCAGCGCATTGAACAGCATAGGTCCTGATGTTGATGTTCTGTACATAGGAACAGATAATACAGCGGCATCTTCTATCGAAGCGATTGGTAATGTGGCTCTAAGACTGGGCAAGCCGATAGTGGCTGCCGACATAGATATAGCTCGTGGAGGAGGTGTCATAGGGTTTGGTTTCAACTATTTTCAGGTTGGTGTTGAGACAGGTCGGCTTCTGGTAGAACTGCTCAAAGGGGCTAACCCGCAAGATCTTGAATCTCATGTTGTCGGGCCGGAGTCATTGTTGCTTTATATAAACCTCGATCTTGCTCAAAAACTTGGTGTACAGATACCTGCAGATCTTGTTGAAAGAGCAGATATTCTTGTTGAAAAAGGTCAAGAGGTGCAGAAATGA
- a CDS encoding carboxymuconolactone decarboxylase family protein, translating to MAEMKKKIEELRSQLQNLVGKAPELGEFTKYVHTAESPKKLDTKTKELISLGIAIAVRCEPCIVWHAEAAVKAGADEQDILDTIKVAVCMGGGPALMYALKAYQAALEFLA from the coding sequence ATGGCGGAAATGAAGAAGAAAATTGAAGAACTTAGGAGCCAGCTTCAGAACCTCGTTGGAAAGGCTCCAGAGTTAGGTGAGTTTACCAAATATGTTCACACGGCGGAAAGTCCAAAAAAGCTGGATACAAAAACCAAGGAGTTAATTTCTTTGGGTATAGCTATCGCAGTAAGGTGCGAGCCGTGCATTGTCTGGCACGCTGAAGCTGCCGTTAAAGCTGGGGCTGACGAACAAGATATACTTGATACAATCAAAGTAGCAGTGTGCATGGGCGGAGGTCCTGCGTTGATGTATGCCTTGAAGGCTTATCAAGCAGCTCTGGAGTTTCTTGCGTGA
- a CDS encoding AfsR/SARP family transcriptional regulator, which produces MQIKTLGGFSIISERERINLSKIRSRKARDLLKYLVAFRRKPIHIEILCDLFWRDMDQKYARINLQSTIYMLRSIVGKNKIVFHDNTYCFDPKNEIVVDADEFEKFIQMALNSKDLSERKTLLEKALDLYKGDFMAENLYEDWTLQFREHYRDLFVKGLLELGKIYLEEGHPHNVIELSKSALIQDPLNEEAVLLLIKAYIKNNNLSDAVKVYKEFSAILEKELQIKPSKELTQLYGQIVSGNLDNKWLIVVEGTDSLINKNDLLNDLKKAVRDTDEIVFLCENKVGIFLKGIPKAAAKNIYGRITNILDKCSVQTRISFREAR; this is translated from the coding sequence ATGCAAATTAAGACGCTTGGGGGGTTCTCTATAATCTCAGAACGCGAAAGAATAAATCTTTCCAAAATTAGATCTCGCAAAGCAAGGGATCTCTTGAAATATTTAGTTGCATTTCGCCGTAAACCGATCCACATAGAAATTCTATGCGATCTTTTCTGGCGGGATATGGATCAAAAATACGCGAGGATAAACTTGCAGAGTACTATTTACATGCTTAGATCTATTGTCGGCAAAAATAAAATAGTGTTCCATGATAACACCTATTGTTTTGATCCAAAAAATGAAATAGTTGTAGATGCTGACGAATTTGAAAAATTTATTCAAATGGCATTGAATTCAAAAGATCTTTCTGAACGAAAAACTCTGCTTGAGAAAGCTTTGGACCTCTACAAAGGGGATTTCATGGCGGAAAATTTGTACGAAGATTGGACACTCCAATTCAGAGAGCACTACAGAGATCTTTTTGTCAAAGGTTTGTTAGAGCTGGGGAAAATATATCTTGAGGAAGGACATCCACATAATGTGATAGAATTGTCTAAATCTGCTCTGATTCAAGATCCATTGAACGAAGAAGCTGTTCTTCTCTTGATAAAAGCATACATAAAAAACAACAACCTTTCTGACGCTGTGAAAGTTTATAAAGAATTCTCTGCTATCCTCGAAAAAGAACTACAGATAAAACCTTCCAAAGAGCTTACTCAGCTTTATGGGCAAATTGTATCAGGAAACCTGGATAACAAATGGCTAATTGTTGTGGAGGGGACTGATAGCCTCATAAACAAAAACGATCTATTAAACGATCTGAAAAAGGCTGTCAGGGATACTGACGAGATTGTATTTCTTTGTGAAAACAAAGTAGGGATTTTCTTAAAAGGTATTCCAAAGGCGGCTGCAAAAAATATCTACGGAAGAATTACAAATATTCTCGATAAATGCTCTGTTCAGACAAGAATATCATTTCGAGAAGCTCGGTGA
- a CDS encoding MATE family efflux transporter: MEVETRGTRILRGNPKRAIIKLSLPMMLAMLVQTVYNLADGVWVAGLGPKPLAAIGLFFPIFMVILSLAAGIGVGASSVVARKIGQKDKSGADAAAMISLILSLIIGAISTVVSLFVVEPVLRLIGASGETLQLCLEYAKVLLFSTTLMMFNNVANGILRGEGDAKRAMYAITIGSVLNIILDPLFIYVFKLGVGGAAYATVLSIAISSVLISYWLFFKKSTYVSLKIRDFSYDSHILRDILKIGIPASLAQISMSVAVFVLNVFAIRAGGDYGVAVFTSGWRVINFGTVPLIGIAMAVTSVTGAAYGERDGNKLDIAHLFAVKFGFFIGLFVMFAIAGLAPYIALVFTYSDDGSALYGDLVVSLRIMSLFLPGVPFGMFTSSMFQGIGHGGKSLLVTVMRTIVMQLVFSWFFVFFLQTGLNGVWWGIVLGNATSAIITFSWGRAIVKEIKRSFHNEKKLTL, from the coding sequence GTGGAAGTAGAAACCAGAGGCACAAGGATTTTGAGGGGTAATCCCAAGAGAGCAATAATCAAATTGTCGTTGCCAATGATGCTTGCGATGCTTGTTCAGACTGTTTACAACCTTGCTGACGGTGTGTGGGTGGCAGGGCTTGGCCCAAAACCTCTTGCAGCGATTGGACTATTTTTCCCCATATTTATGGTTATTCTTTCCTTGGCAGCGGGGATAGGCGTGGGGGCAAGCTCGGTTGTAGCCAGAAAAATTGGGCAGAAAGACAAATCTGGAGCAGATGCGGCTGCAATGATTTCTCTAATACTTTCTTTGATTATAGGGGCTATATCAACAGTTGTTTCATTGTTTGTAGTTGAACCTGTTCTTCGGTTGATAGGAGCCAGTGGCGAAACATTGCAGCTGTGCTTGGAGTATGCAAAAGTGCTCTTATTCTCAACAACTTTGATGATGTTCAACAACGTAGCGAATGGCATCCTTAGAGGAGAAGGAGATGCCAAAAGAGCGATGTATGCTATAACTATAGGTTCTGTTTTGAACATAATTCTTGATCCATTGTTTATATATGTTTTCAAACTTGGTGTTGGAGGAGCTGCGTATGCCACGGTTTTGTCTATAGCTATTTCATCGGTTTTGATATCTTACTGGCTTTTCTTTAAAAAAAGTACTTATGTTTCTCTGAAGATCAGAGATTTTTCATATGATTCCCACATACTTAGAGATATACTCAAAATAGGCATACCAGCCTCGCTTGCGCAAATATCAATGTCTGTTGCTGTCTTTGTTTTAAATGTATTTGCAATTAGAGCTGGTGGAGATTACGGTGTGGCGGTTTTCACAAGTGGATGGCGTGTGATAAATTTTGGTACTGTCCCGTTAATTGGTATTGCTATGGCAGTAACTTCTGTAACAGGAGCTGCTTATGGTGAAAGAGATGGAAATAAACTGGATATAGCGCATTTGTTCGCCGTAAAATTTGGATTTTTCATCGGTCTTTTTGTTATGTTTGCTATTGCTGGATTGGCACCGTATATTGCTCTGGTGTTTACATATTCTGATGATGGATCGGCTTTGTACGGTGATCTTGTCGTTTCTTTGAGAATAATGAGTCTATTTCTTCCCGGAGTTCCATTTGGCATGTTCACATCATCGATGTTTCAAGGAATAGGGCACGGAGGTAAAAGCTTACTGGTGACAGTAATGAGAACGATCGTTATGCAACTGGTTTTTTCGTGGTTTTTTGTATTCTTTCTTCAAACAGGATTGAACGGTGTATGGTGGGGGATAGTTCTCGGGAATGCTACTTCTGCAATTATAACTTTTAGCTGGGGGAGGGCTATAGTAAAAGAAATTAAAAGATCATTTCATAATGAGAAAAAATTAACCCTGTAA
- a CDS encoding ABC transporter ATP-binding protein has protein sequence MVDVALKSVSFRYNSKQGLVLNGTTLFVEHGEFVGLLGPNGSGKTTMLRIIAGLFPVSDGEVKVCGMNPLKIGRKKLAKIVGFVTQDFIPIYDYTVKQIVLSGRLPYAKTFFSTWTDRDLEAVKEALRKVDAERFIERSFHGLSTGEQKRVAMARILAQNTPVILLDEPTAHLDPGHVVEIKNVLAHLHKEGKTIIAAFHDVNIASELCTRIVFMKSGKILFDGPPEKIITEKTLELIYDTKFHVIKNPETGKLIVVY, from the coding sequence ATGGTTGATGTAGCATTGAAATCGGTTAGTTTCCGATACAATTCAAAACAGGGCCTTGTTTTAAATGGTACAACACTTTTTGTCGAACACGGAGAATTTGTTGGATTACTTGGACCAAATGGATCTGGAAAGACAACAATGCTCAGAATAATAGCTGGATTGTTTCCTGTTTCTGATGGTGAGGTTAAGGTATGCGGGATGAATCCTTTGAAAATAGGAAGAAAAAAGCTTGCAAAAATCGTTGGATTTGTTACACAGGATTTCATACCTATTTATGATTATACAGTCAAACAAATTGTTTTAAGTGGCCGATTGCCATACGCAAAAACATTTTTCTCCACGTGGACAGATAGAGATCTTGAGGCGGTGAAGGAAGCTCTGAGAAAAGTTGATGCAGAGAGATTTATTGAAAGATCTTTCCATGGCCTCAGTACCGGAGAGCAAAAACGTGTTGCGATGGCAAGAATACTTGCGCAGAATACACCCGTGATTTTACTTGATGAACCAACAGCACACTTGGACCCGGGGCATGTGGTAGAAATTAAAAACGTCTTGGCCCATCTTCATAAAGAAGGAAAAACAATAATTGCCGCTTTTCATGATGTGAATATAGCATCTGAACTGTGCACCAGGATAGTATTTATGAAAAGTGGTAAAATCCTCTTTGATGGCCCGCCCGAAAAAATTATCACCGAAAAAACTCTCGAATTGATTTATGATACCAAATTTCATGTAATAAAAAATCCCGAAACAGGAAAACTCATTGTGGTGTACTGA
- a CDS encoding FecCD family ABC transporter permease has product MKIFKIFSAIILLLFVAIVSTMFGGVHIPFRETIKSFFTADSEWKQIIWNIRFPRVLLSIVAGAGLAAVGGAFQGLLRNPLVDPYLLGVSSGASFGAVLSIFLADAYSISLIYKTPLISFVFALFAAIMTIVLSRRNGTTPITDLILSGVLISILFSSATVMLLMLVRKNITHAYVWLFGTLSGTGWDDLPVPLMATALFIFLSVGLSEQLNVISLGETQAKISGVNVEFVKFLIYIAGSFTTAAIVSVTGVIGFVGLITPHMTRRIFGSEHKTLIISSALTGGIFLCVCDAFARSIVRPSELPIGVITAFVGAPVMFTILKRSGSNG; this is encoded by the coding sequence TTGAAAATTTTTAAAATATTTTCGGCAATAATTCTACTTTTATTCGTTGCAATCGTTTCAACGATGTTTGGAGGAGTCCATATACCGTTTCGTGAAACAATTAAATCTTTTTTCACGGCAGATAGTGAATGGAAACAAATCATCTGGAACATAAGGTTTCCGAGAGTGTTGCTTTCAATAGTAGCCGGGGCAGGGTTGGCTGCTGTTGGAGGTGCGTTTCAGGGATTACTCAGAAACCCACTGGTTGATCCATATCTCCTTGGTGTCTCCTCCGGCGCTTCTTTTGGAGCAGTATTATCAATTTTTCTCGCCGATGCGTACAGTATTTCTTTGATCTATAAAACACCGTTGATCAGTTTTGTCTTCGCTTTGTTTGCTGCTATTATGACCATAGTTCTTTCTCGCAGAAATGGGACCACACCGATAACGGATTTGATTCTAAGTGGTGTTTTGATAAGTATTCTTTTTAGCTCGGCAACTGTAATGTTACTTATGCTTGTAAGGAAAAATATAACACATGCGTATGTATGGCTTTTTGGTACTCTGTCGGGAACTGGCTGGGATGATTTACCTGTACCATTGATGGCAACAGCTCTGTTTATTTTTCTGTCTGTGGGATTATCTGAACAATTGAATGTTATATCCCTTGGCGAAACGCAGGCGAAGATTTCTGGGGTGAATGTTGAATTTGTAAAATTTTTAATCTATATCGCGGGAAGCTTCACCACTGCAGCCATAGTTTCTGTAACGGGTGTCATTGGTTTTGTTGGGTTGATAACACCTCATATGACACGAAGGATTTTTGGAAGCGAGCACAAAACTCTGATAATCTCCAGTGCTTTAACAGGAGGAATATTTCTTTGCGTATGTGATGCCTTCGCGCGTTCGATTGTTAGACCGTCTGAGCTACCAATAGGTGTCATAACTGCATTTGTAGGAGCACCTGTTATGTTTACTATACTCAAAAGGAGTGGCTCAAATGGTTGA
- a CDS encoding ABC transporter substrate-binding protein, which produces MRKLLSVILVLLIVAFVLAYPISVVDDAGRIVTIQSKPERIISAAPSATKFVQYLGLSDKIVGVTNWDDFEAERIGDLVPLNVEKILSLKPDIVLIFGGFQLPEVTKLEEQNITAVVLNANTVQQILNDLILVGNVLGEVEKARKLSKELENKYLSLAKKAYGIPVEKRVKVAYLMDTPGPEIREIWTCGQGSYLNDLITLAGGINIAAGFTGPNGFLPISIEYIVSQDPDVFIVANYVPGAEDQVKEKIMSYSPFKSVKAVKNERIYVYDGNLLSMPVPQLVEFIEQIYIDFYGGS; this is translated from the coding sequence ATGAGAAAACTGTTAAGTGTGATTCTTGTTTTGCTCATAGTAGCTTTTGTTTTAGCCTACCCAATAAGTGTTGTTGATGATGCTGGGAGAATCGTAACAATTCAATCGAAACCCGAAAGGATAATTTCCGCAGCCCCATCTGCAACGAAATTCGTGCAATATCTGGGGCTTTCTGACAAAATAGTTGGTGTCACAAATTGGGATGATTTTGAAGCCGAGAGAATAGGGGACCTTGTACCATTGAATGTGGAGAAAATCCTCAGCTTAAAGCCAGATATCGTTTTGATTTTTGGAGGTTTTCAACTTCCAGAAGTTACAAAGCTTGAAGAACAGAACATAACAGCTGTGGTTTTAAATGCTAATACTGTTCAGCAAATATTGAATGATCTGATCCTGGTTGGAAATGTTCTTGGTGAAGTGGAAAAAGCCAGAAAACTATCAAAAGAACTTGAAAACAAATATCTTTCTCTGGCAAAGAAAGCTTATGGCATACCGGTTGAGAAACGAGTAAAGGTTGCTTACCTCATGGATACTCCAGGGCCAGAAATTCGAGAAATATGGACCTGCGGCCAGGGATCATATCTGAATGATTTGATAACACTTGCTGGTGGAATTAATATTGCCGCTGGTTTTACAGGGCCGAATGGTTTCCTGCCTATATCTATAGAGTACATAGTTTCACAGGATCCAGATGTTTTTATTGTTGCAAACTATGTACCCGGTGCAGAAGATCAGGTGAAAGAAAAAATCATGTCTTACTCGCCTTTTAAATCTGTAAAAGCGGTGAAAAATGAAAGAATCTATGTTTACGATGGAAATCTTTTGAGCATGCCAGTTCCTCAACTTGTAGAATTTATTGAGCAAATATATATTGATTTTTACGGAGGTAGCTGA
- a CDS encoding DUF362 domain-containing protein — protein MKSKVAVLKTSAETVLNDYIELVKIADIENTLDKKCTTILKDNISWHLPMPSANTTPWQLEGTIQALKKFGFQQIVAVENKTVVTRPKHGEKLNKFDIVYSKYKIPVLYNFEERDMKWIDYKPKSQLRALDKIFPEGIRLPDYFFGKNIIHLPTMKCHIYTTTTGAMKNAFGGLLNTKRHYAHSWIHETLVDLLKIQKEIHSGIFAVMDGTTAGNGPGPRTLKPVRTDLILASSDQVAIDAVAAKIMGFDPMQIDYIRIADEEGLGNGKLENIEIVGYDISNLKYKFAVGDNLASRVGDLLWFGPLKRLQKLFFRTPLVYIFVLASEIYHDKFWWNFKGKKVFEEWKKTSPWGRLWESYG, from the coding sequence ATGAAGTCGAAAGTAGCCGTACTAAAAACTTCTGCCGAAACCGTACTGAACGACTATATTGAATTAGTCAAAATAGCCGACATAGAAAATACATTGGACAAGAAATGTACGACGATCTTGAAGGACAATATTTCATGGCATCTTCCTATGCCTTCAGCAAATACAACTCCCTGGCAGCTCGAAGGAACCATACAGGCGTTGAAGAAATTTGGTTTTCAGCAGATTGTGGCGGTTGAGAACAAAACTGTTGTCACCCGGCCAAAACATGGAGAAAAACTCAATAAATTTGATATCGTTTACTCAAAGTACAAAATCCCTGTTTTATACAACTTCGAGGAAAGAGATATGAAGTGGATTGATTACAAGCCAAAATCACAACTGAGAGCACTTGATAAGATATTTCCAGAGGGAATCAGATTACCCGATTATTTTTTTGGAAAAAATATAATTCATCTACCAACTATGAAATGCCACATATATACTACAACAACCGGTGCGATGAAAAATGCCTTTGGTGGGCTTTTAAACACAAAAAGGCACTATGCACATAGCTGGATACATGAGACGCTTGTTGACTTGCTCAAGATTCAAAAAGAAATCCACAGCGGTATTTTTGCCGTTATGGACGGAACAACAGCGGGCAATGGCCCTGGGCCAAGAACATTGAAACCTGTCAGAACAGATTTGATTCTGGCGAGTTCTGATCAGGTTGCTATAGACGCTGTTGCAGCAAAGATCATGGGATTTGATCCTATGCAAATTGATTATATAAGAATAGCCGACGAGGAAGGTTTAGGGAATGGAAAGCTCGAAAATATAGAGATTGTAGGGTATGATATTTCGAATTTGAAATATAAATTCGCAGTAGGAGATAATCTTGCAAGTAGAGTTGGCGACCTCTTGTGGTTTGGTCCTTTGAAGAGATTGCAAAAACTGTTTTTCAGAACACCTTTGGTTTACATCTTTGTTCTGGCTTCAGAAATTTACCATGATAAATTCTGGTGGAATTTCAAAGGCAAAAAAGTCTTTGAGGAATGGAAGAAAACAAGCCCATGGGGAAGATTGTGGGAGAGTTATGGATGA